The following DNA comes from Lynx canadensis isolate LIC74 chromosome C2, mLynCan4.pri.v2, whole genome shotgun sequence.
AGTTGTCTCTGGTCTGGGAGGACTTGTCCTTTGGTAGGACAGGGGGTAGGATGCCAAATCAGGACTCTGGTCATCAGGACAGTGGAACTTCTGGCCGCAGAGAGGATTAAATAGCAGCACCTCTGATGGGATATCAAATCAGAAGTATGAACATTAGGAAAGCTACTTTAGCTTCTCCATCCCCATGGGAGGTCTCTGGCCATATCCAGCTTCCTCTCTGTGACTATAAGAAAGGCCAAAATATAAATTCTTGCTCGTCACCAGCCTAAAAACATCTCCTGTGGCTTCAAATTCCCTAGATTGCATGATTAGCTGTGGAGCCTAACTAGAGGCAATCAGAAATTCAGTCAGAAGCCTCAGATGACAAGACATTTCTGTATACCATGGATTTCCTAATCACGGGTCCATTAACTGGGCCATAGTCTTGATTGTATCCCAAACCCTCTAAAACTGGGACTAGGAATCCAGACAGCTTGTTCCATGGTAGGCAGTGGTCCTAACGCCCAGTGGTGACTTCTGAAGGTAGGAGGTCCTGGGGTGAAGGCAGGCATTGAAGGTCAGGGTAAATGCTGCAGAGACTTGTAATTAAGGACTTAGGCCCTGGAATCAAACTCATGTATTCACATCCCACTCTGTAAGGATGTAACCTACACTTCCTCATATGAAAGTGGTTGTAAAGTGTGAGATAATCCACACGGAGTGCAATTATCAAGTGCCAGCACAGAATAAGCATTCAAAATGCGTTAACTAGTATTACCATGGGCCCATAGTCCCCAGGAACCCTAGCCCATCTTGCCAGAGAAGTACCACACTCACATCATTACTCAGCTCATACATTTAATCAGAGGATTTGGGCAGCTGCAGGTTTGTCCTTCCATCCATGCTCCCCCCCTGGAAGTAGCGCGCTGCTCTGTGAGTGCAGAGGTAGCAGCATCTAGCACGAGTTTTAGTCCCATTAGCAGAGGGCACTCTTTCGGCTGTGGTTTGGTTCATAGCTCTCTGTACACGGTACATCAGGGCCCAGCCTATCTGCTTCTGTCAGGCTTCGGGGCTTTCTTCACATTGTCCAGTCGCATCACAGGGCTTCACCGGGGATGTCGGTTTGGCCTGGGCTCCCTGATGAACGGAACCCCAGAAGGCCGACAATCTGAGTCAGAATTCGAAGCCGTGCACAGTGCCCACGGTGACTCCTTACCGCCGAAGCCTGTGTCGAGCCCAGAAAGGAAAGCCGGTGACCTTGATCGGGCCCAGCGTGGATTTAGGGGTTTGCGCCTGGGCCCCTCTGGCTACCCGGGGGTGACCCCGGGCGGTCCCGGAGGCCGCGGCGCAGCTCCTGAGTGAAGGTGTCTTTGAAGCGGGCAGCGCGGCGACCTAGGGAACCCGCGGGCCCGGCCGCAAGGGCTCGAAGGCGCCGGGCTGCGTCCTGGCCGCGGAGCTGGGCCTGCAGCAGTGCGAAGGCTGTCAGCTGCGCCGCACGCCGGATGGGCTTAGACTCCGACAGACGCTCCACCAGCTGCGGGCTGTAGAGCAGCGCGGCCAAGAGCCGCCGAAGAACCATTCTCGGAGCAACCCGGAACCCAGAGGCCACAGCTCTTGCTTCCGACCGACGACTCCCCCAAACGGACCACGTctgcgcccgccccgccccgtgaCGACACTACCGCGCTGGGATTGGTCCATAGGATATCCACCTTCTGCGTCCGCTTCAGCGCGTTTCCGCTTCCGCCGCCGCCGCGGCTGCCTCGTTGATCCCTGAGTGGCGGCGTCTTCGTCTACCTCTCTGCACTATGTCCGGCGGCCTTCTGAAGGCGCTGCGCAGCGACTCCTACGTGGAGTTGAGCCAGTACCGGGACCAGCACTTCCGGGTGAGGGAGGCCGGGACGCGAGAAGGAAAGCCCAGGGCCAGAACGCCCAGAATCGGCTTACTGTTGTCTCATTATGTCGTTTTCCATTCTTTGGTTTCCCGAAAAGCGAAATGAGGCCCGGTGTCTCCTGGGGAACGGATGGTGAAAGGGCTGAATGCCCTTATCTCATAGAGAATTTGAGgctcattttcctttcccttgcaGCTGCTCCCTGCAGAGGGGTTCCAGCGGCAGTAGTAACGGTGGCTTGCGTTTTCACAGGCAATGGCTTGGGAAGGTGACTTTGTGATATGAGGGGCAAAAGGTGTCCTTTTGACACTTGGGGGGAGTATGGAGGGGCGCTTTCCTGACCCAGGTACTGggactttttattacttttttaatttttagagagggagCAGAAGCGGGGAAGAGttgcagagggggagagagagggcaagaatcCCAAGGTGTCTCCCTGCCCAGCggggagcccagtgcggggctccatcccgtgaccctgggatcatgacctgagctgaaatcaagagtgggaagctcaactgactgagccacctaggtgcccctagtgcttttttattttaagttagatCAGCTTTTTGTCGTTGTGGTCCTTTCCTTCCTTGGCAGAGTAGATTGGTCCTACAAAGTTCTGCGCAGTGGGCTGGCGAGACACAAAGTTCAGCCTTGTCTCCAACCTTAAGGAGCCCTCGGAGTGGGAAGGTGGACCATCCCAGCTAGGCACTTTTAAGTGTCTAGGTGTCCAGATCAGAGAACTGCTGGGTTTCAGAAGAGGGAGGTTTTAGTTTGTGGGAAAAGGAAAGGCTGCAGATATTCAAGGTGGGCTGTTGAGTATCAGCAGAGGCAGTGTTGAAGTGGAGCAACACTCATCAACCACTGGTTATTTCGTAAACTTTTATCGAGTGCTGTTGCCGAAACTGCTAAGTCCTAGAGGGAGAGGGAATATTGTTTCCGTACCCTTAGAGTTTACAATCTTCTAATAGGGATTGTAAATAGTGGCAAGTAATCATAATCTAGAGCAGAAATGGTGAGGATAAGGGAATCCTGTGAAGATTCAGAAAAGGAAGACAGCTTGTGACAGGAAAGGAGGGACGTGTTTTCAGAAGAATGTGGGCAGGGGTACCTGGCCGGTTTAGGCGGTTAAGACTCCAACTtcgccctgcatcaggctctgtgctgaccgctcagaacctggagactgtttcagatttctctctcttcttcccgcctctctcctccccctctccccctccatctctccctttctctctctctcaccttccccctctctccatctcccttctctcagtctcccccacccccttgcattctgtctccttctcaaaaataaataaaacattagaagagGGTGGGCATGGAGAATGCAAAAATGTGTTAGTAGGGTAGGGAAAAGTTAATTTTGAGGCCAAATTGAGGATGATCTTAAATTCATTCACTAAGCCAGccgtttttaaatgcttactatatgccaagcaagATTCTCACTTCTATCACTTTTACAGTTCTCGTTGCTTTAGAAAGTTCCCTGCATCATAACCATCTTGAATTTCAGGTATCCTATGAGATTAAAACTGTGAAAAGTTTCAACTTTTTCTGTTATTCATCTGTGCGGTCTAAAGGACCTGTAACTTTATTCAGATAGTAGTAAGATACTATCATGAGGAATTTCTGGTGTTCTCTGAATGGAACCCACATGAATATTCCTTAAGTAAGTACTTACACCACAGTTGTCTTAAGCTGTAGCTGTTTGTTTGGAATAGGCTATTTGTTTGGATTACTTACATGTGTGAGAAAAGGAGAATTAAGAAAAGGCCTCCTGGTAATTTTAATAAATCAGTAACAGCAGTGATACAAATAAGGTGAATCTACTTTAATGCCTCATTCCAAAGCTCTGAAAACTCAGGGCACCGGGGTTGCCCGGTCAgttgaatatccaactcttgatttcagctcaggtcatgatctcacagtttctgggttcaagtcctgcgtgaGTTAgagcactgttagtgcagagcctgcttgagattctctctccctctcttgctgctcttcccccactcttgcatgcaagcaataaataaaacaaacaaataaaattgatgtttatttattcttgagagagaaagagacttggagcgggagaggggcagagagagagagagagagggagacacagaat
Coding sequences within:
- the NCBP2AS2 gene encoding protein NCBP2AS2 encodes the protein MVLRRLLAALLYSPQLVERLSESKPIRRAAQLTAFALLQAQLRGQDAARRLRALAAGPAGSLGRRAARFKDTFTQELRRGLRDRPGSPPGSQRGPGANP